In one window of bacterium DNA:
- a CDS encoding DUF433 domain-containing protein, whose translation MSENDLLSRITVNPKIFGGKPIIRGRRLAVEHVLGMLAAGDTMETILSGYPWLVREDVLACIAYAHRLVEHERVEPMLAETTV comes from the coding sequence ATGAGTGAAAACGACCTGCTGAGCCGTATTACCGTGAACCCTAAGATATTCGGCGGCAAACCCATCATCCGTGGTCGGCGCTTGGCGGTTGAACATGTACTCGGCATGCTGGCCGCGGGCGATACCATGGAGACCATCCTGAGTGGCTACCCGTGGCTGGTCCGTGAGGATGTGCTCGCCTGTATCGCCTACGCTCACCGTTTGGTTGAGCACGAGCGAGTCGAGCCGATGCTGGCCGAGACCACGGTGTGA
- a CDS encoding DUF5615 family PIN-like protein codes for MRILLDACVWGGARAKLTSEGHDVEWIGDLPTDPGDEEVIGQACAARRVLVTLDKDFGELAVVRGMPHCGIIRLVDVAASRQAEICLLVLKQYEADLERGALITVSSGRTRIRLP; via the coding sequence GTGAGAATTCTGCTCGACGCCTGCGTCTGGGGCGGCGCACGGGCCAAGCTGACATCCGAAGGACACGACGTAGAGTGGATTGGTGATCTGCCTACAGATCCAGGAGATGAAGAGGTCATCGGTCAGGCCTGTGCTGCACGCCGAGTTCTTGTGACTCTGGACAAGGACTTTGGCGAGCTGGCTGTAGTCCGTGGCATGCCGCATTGTGGTATCATCCGCCTGGTTGACGTTGCGGCTTCACGGCAGGCTGAGATATGCCTGCTGGTGCTGAAGCAATACGAGGCAGACTTAGAACGCGGAGCGCTCATAACGGTAAGCAGCGGACGCACCCGAATCCGGCTGCCCTAG